Proteins encoded in a region of the Benincasa hispida cultivar B227 chromosome 2, ASM972705v1, whole genome shotgun sequence genome:
- the LOC120071541 gene encoding zinc finger protein CONSTANS-LIKE 5-like has translation MGIDGDSVVKGFGGGWGVVAKPCDSCKTGPAAVYCRPDSAFLCLPCDAKIHCVNKVASRHERVWMCEVCEQAPAVVMCKADAAALCVTCDADIHSANPLARRHERVPVEPFFDTAESVVKSSSVLNFLVPNETNVCDGTHHHEEVEVASWLLSNPSFNSKLVDGPEIKPPGGDHLFFNEMDSFIDFEYPNPVNNHNAINDSVVPVQTKPLSTPVINHTHSPENCYDIDFCRSKLNSFGYQPQSLSHSVSSSSLEVGVVPEGNSMSDISYPLGQTVNSGADSGLPLSGSGNQVTQLCGMDREARVLRYREKRKNRKFEKTIRYASRKAYAETRPRIKGRFAKRTDMLSEVDEIYGSAASSVFLTDAQYGVVPTF, from the exons ATGGGAATTGACGGTGACAGTGTTGTAAAGGGTTTCGGCGGCGGCTGGGGCGTCGTCGCCAAACCCTGCGATTCCTGCAAGACTGGCCCTGCTGCCGTCTATTGTCGACCCGACTCTGCTTTCCTCTGTCTTCCCTGCGACGCCAAAATTCACTGCGTCAACAAGGTCGCCTCTCGCCACGAGCGCGTCTGGATGTGTGAGGTTTGTGAACAAGCTCCTGCTGTGGTCATGTGTAAGGCTGATGCTGCGGCTCTCTGTGTCACCTGCGATGCTGATATTCACTCTGCTAATCCTCTGGCCCGTCGCCACGAGCGTGTCCCTGTCGAGCCTTTTTTCGACACGGCTGAATCGGTTGTTAAATCCTCTTCTGTTTTGAATTTTCTGGTCCCTAATGAAACTAATGTCTGCGACGGTACCCATCACCACGAGGAGGTGGAGGTTGCTTCCTGGCTTTTATCCAACCCGTCTTTCAACTCTAAGCTCGTGGACGGCCCTGAAATCAAACCCCCTGGTGGTGATCATCTGTTCTTCAATGAAATGGATtcttttattgattttgaatacCCAAACCCAGTCAACAATCACAACGCTATTAACGACAGCGTCGTCCCTGTTCAGACGAAGCCACTCTCTACGCCGGTGATTAACCATACCCACTCCCCTGAAAATTGCTACGACATTGATTTTTGCAGATCCAAGCTCAATTCATTCGGCTATCAACCTCAATCCTTGAGCCACAGT GTTTCTTCCTCCTCCCTAGAAGTCGGAGTTGTTCCAGAAGGGAATTCGATGTCGGACATATCATACCCGTTGGGTCAAACCGTGAATAGTGGAGCGGATTCAGGGCTACCGTTATCAGGATCTGGCAACCAAGTGACACAATTATGTGGAATGGATCGAGAAGCGAGAGTGTTGAGGTAcagagagaagaggaagaaccGGAAATTCGAAAAGACAATCAGATACGCTTCAAGAAAAGCTTATGCGGAAACCCGGCCCAGAATCAAAGGCCGGTTCGCTAAACGGACTGATATGCTATCAGAGGTTGATGAAATCTATGGCTCAGCTGCTTCGTCTGTGTTCCTGACGGACGCCCAATACGGCGTCGTACCAACGTTCTGA